The following coding sequences lie in one Ctenopharyngodon idella isolate HZGC_01 chromosome 11, HZGC01, whole genome shotgun sequence genomic window:
- the usp48 gene encoding ubiquitin carboxyl-terminal hydrolase 48 isoform X3: protein MAPRLQLEKAAWRWAEAVKPEDITHEHIELAYRIAVPACKRGACRRNCKGNPNCLVGIGEQSWLGEIDENTFHNIDDPNSERRDKNTFVGLTNLGATCYVNTFLQVWFHNLELRRALYRFQNSRAEGHNTDSDYEPRTICEHLQYLFALLQNSNRRYIDPSGLVKALGLDTGQQQDAQEFSKLFLSLLEDTLSKQKDPHLQNVIQQQFCGQFSYVTVCNKCGRESPLPSRFYELELNIQGHKNLTECVTEFLKEEKLDGDNRYYCESCQSKQNATRRIKLQSLPRTINFQLMRFVFDRQSGHKKKLNTFISFPEVLDMGPFLEGKEEKCTYELSAVLIHRGVSAYSGHYIAHVRDAHTNDWYKFNDEEIEKMEGKKLQLGVEEDIAETGKSQTRKPKCSKGYHCSRNAYMLVYKQQTEEIDQTESNVEVPVFLQKLVDQDNKKFEEWCNEMADMRKQSVDKGKAKHEEVKELYELLPAEDGQSYEFVPLEWLKKWLDDSTAIKEIDNSQFLCSHGKLHPDKIGEAKRISLKAANLLFGRYGGGPRLDRSYLCRDCVTQRCRVIRLKNQLNEDYKEVTNLAKASLKSDELGFWIGKASLRSWRQLALDQLEEDEEETKHNNSKINGEKSSSPGAKADGVKGDTDDRDGEEMKNFNEDILCYHGGLSILENDRRLVSAEVWNKLRMYFPKAPEFTQHHEPCQQCMRLEREGKENEALNRMMANEQKSSLLNLFQEKNRPTLQKWPQDTDVLFIVPLYFVEEWRKFIRRPAKSNPVSNVGNSILLCPHGGFMFTYDSMLQGDAQHIALLWPAEWEVISKMFLVDQPISICRIYDKTQDNGNVQYQTHPDLCRECREGFIFQQQRDMREYAQATVYVRKVIDKKMMIKESAPEFSVSGSDVEDEREEPKIDGEKDPDFSQLPSLHQSEGGAKRQKLNETVSLSTPAVASASKSGIRRSTRHRKLRGEKALIVSANQTLKELKIQIMHAFSVAPFDQNLSIDGRCLTDDSATLGSLGVIPESIICLKADEPIADYAAMDDVYQVCMPEEGFKGTGLLGH from the exons ATGGCTCCTCGGTTGCAGCTGGAAAAAGCTGCTTGGCGGTGGGCAGAGGCAGTAAAACCAGAGGACATCACACATGAACATATCGAGTTAGCTTATAGGATCGCAGTGCCGGCGTGCAAAAGAGGGGCATGCAG gaggaactgtaaaggGAATCCTAATTGTCTAGTCGGTATTGGGGAACAATCATGGTTAGGAGAAATTGATGAAAATACCTTCCACAACATTGATGACCCAAATTCAGAAAGACGAGATAAG AACACATTTGTGGGCCTGACGAACCTTGGCGCCACATGTTACGTGAACACTTTCCTCCAGGTGTGGTTCCACAATCTGGAGCTCCGCAGAGCCTTATATCGATTTCAAAATTCCAGAGCTGAAGGACACAACACGGATTCAG ATTATGAGCCACGGACGATATGCGAACATCTCCAGTATCTGTTTGCATTGCTACAGAACAGCAACAGACGGTATATCGACCCCTCAGGGCTGGTGAAGGCTCTTGGGCTCGACACAGGGCAACAGCAG gaTGCTCAGGAATTCTCCAAACTCTTCCTATCACTTCTTGAAGACACACTTTCAAAGCAGAAGGACCCACATCTCCAAAATGTCATCCAACAGCAGTTCTGTGGACAGTTCTCTTATGTTACCGT ATGCAACAAATGTGGACGTGAGTCTCCTCTACCATCACGATTTTATGAGCTGGAGCTGAACATTCAAGGACATAAAAACCTCACGGAGTGTGTTACAGAGTTTTTGAAG GAGGAGAAGCTGGATGGTGATAATCGTTACTATTGCGAGAGCTGTCAGAGTAAACAGAACGCCACCCGTCGGATCAAGCTCCAGAGTCTTCCCCGCACAATCAACTTTCAGCTCATGCGATTTGTTTTTGATAG GCAAAGTGGTCATAAGAAGAAACTTAACACCTTCATTAGTTTTCCAGAAGTTCTTGACATGGGGCCGTTTTTGGAAGGAAAAG AAGAGAAGTGCACGTATGAGCTCAGCGCCGTGTTGATTCATCGTGGCGTGAGCGCATACTCTGGTCACTACATTGCCCACGTAAGAGATGCCCACACAAATGACTGGTACAAATTCAATGATGAGGAGATTGAGAAAATGGAGGGCAAGAAACTTCAGCTGGGCGTTGAGGAAGACATTG CCGAGACAGGCAAGTCTCAAACCCGAAAGCCAAAATGTAGCAAAGGCTATCACTGTTCGAGGAACGCATACATGTTAGTGTACAAACAGCAGACAGAAGAGATTGACCAAACAGAATCTAACGTTGAAGTACCAG tttttctccAGAAGCTAGTTGACCAGGACAACAAGAAGTTTGAGGAGTGGTGTAATGAGATGGCAGACATGCGAAAGCAGAGCGTTGACAAAGGCAAAGCCAAACATGAGGAGGTGAAGGAGCTCTACGAATTGTTACCCGCGGAAGACG GCCAGTCATATGAGTTTGTGCCTCTGGAGTGGCTGAAGAAATGGCTTGATGACTCCACGGCCATCAAGGAAATTGACAACAGCCAATTCCTGTGCTCCCATGGCAAACTGCACCCAGACAAGATTGGCGAGGCCAAAAGAATATCCTTGAAGGCTGCCAATCTCCTTTTTGGCCGCTACGGAGGAGGACCCAGACTAGACC GGTCATACCTTTGCAGAGACTGTGTCACTCAGCGATGTCGGGTGATCAGACTGAAAAACCAGCTAAATGAAGATTACAAAGAGGTCACAAATCTTGCCAAAGCCTCTTTGAAAAG TGATGAATTAGGGTTCTGGATTGGTAAGGCATCTCTAAGGAGCTGGAGACAATTGGCATTAGACCAGCtagaggaggatgaggaggaaaccaaacacaacaacagcaaaatTAACGGAGAGAAAAGCAGCAGCCCAGGAGCTAAAG CTGATGGAGTTAAAGGAGATACCGATGACAGGGACGGTGAAGAGATGAAGAACTTTAATGAAGACATTCTCTGTTATCATG GTGGTCTGAGTATACTAGAGAATGACAGACGGCTGGTTTCTGCAGAGGTGTGGAATAAACTGCGGATGTATTTCCCCAAAGCACCAGAGTTCACGCAACATCACGAGCCCTGTCAGCAGTGCATG AGGCTGGAAAGGGAAGGGAAAGAGAATGAGGCTTTGAACAGAATGATGGCAAATGAACAGAAGAGCTCCCTGCTCAACCTCTTCCAGGAGAAAAATCGGCCCACGCTGCAAAAATGGCCACAG GACACAGATGTTCTGTTCATTGTACCCCTTTACTTTGTAGAAGAATGGAGGAAATTTATCAG GAGGCCAGCAAAGAGTAACCCAGTGTCCAATGTGGGGAACAGTATCCTGCTCTGCCCTCATGGAGGCTTCATGTTTACCTATGACTCCATGCTGCAAGGAGACGCCCAACA TATAGCTCTTCTCTGGCCTGCTGAATGGGAAGTAATCAGCAAAATGTTTCTGGTGGACCAGCCCATCTCCATATGTCGGATTTATGACAAAACGCAAGACAATGGCAATGTGCAATACCAGACTCATCCAG ATTTGTGTCGAGAATGCAGAGAGGGCTTCATATTCCAGCAGCAGAGGGACATGAGGGAGTACGCGCAGGCCACTGTGTATGTTCGCAAAGTCATTGACAAGAAAATG ATGATTAAGGAATCTGCCCCTGAGTTCAGTGTGAGTGGGTCAGATGTTGAAGATGAAAGAGAAGAGCCAAAGATAGATGGAGAGAAAGATCCAGACTTCAGTCAG CTCCCTTCTTTACATCAGTCTGAGGGTGGAGCCAAACGACAGAAGCTGAACGAGACCGTCTCTCTCTCTACACCCGCTGTTGCCTCTGCCTCCAAGTCGGGCATCAGGAGGAGCACAAGGCACAGGAAACTCCGTGGGGAGAAGGCCCTCATCGTCTCTGCCAACCAGACGCTCAAAGAGCTAAAGATCCAG ATCATGCATGCATTCTCCGTGGCTCCATTCGATCAAAACCTTTCCATAGACGGACGCTGTTTAACAGATGACTCCGCCACACTAGGAAGTCTTGGAGTCATCCCAGAGAGCATCATATGCCTTAAG GCTGATGAGCCCATTGCTGATTATGCTGCAATGGATGATGTTTATCAAG tcTGTATGCCTGAAGAAGGATTTAAAG GCACTGGACTATTAGGACACTGA
- the usp48 gene encoding ubiquitin carboxyl-terminal hydrolase 48 isoform X1, with protein MCVTVKMAPRLQLEKAAWRWAEAVKPEDITHEHIELAYRIAVPACKRGACRRNCKGNPNCLVGIGEQSWLGEIDENTFHNIDDPNSERRDKNTFVGLTNLGATCYVNTFLQVWFHNLELRRALYRFQNSRAEGHNTDSDYEPRTICEHLQYLFALLQNSNRRYIDPSGLVKALGLDTGQQQDAQEFSKLFLSLLEDTLSKQKDPHLQNVIQQQFCGQFSYVTVCNKCGRESPLPSRFYELELNIQGHKNLTECVTEFLKEEKLDGDNRYYCESCQSKQNATRRIKLQSLPRTINFQLMRFVFDRQSGHKKKLNTFISFPEVLDMGPFLEGKEEKCTYELSAVLIHRGVSAYSGHYIAHVRDAHTNDWYKFNDEEIEKMEGKKLQLGVEEDIAETGKSQTRKPKCSKGYHCSRNAYMLVYKQQTEEIDQTESNVEVPVFLQKLVDQDNKKFEEWCNEMADMRKQSVDKGKAKHEEVKELYELLPAEDGQSYEFVPLEWLKKWLDDSTAIKEIDNSQFLCSHGKLHPDKIGEAKRISLKAANLLFGRYGGGPRLDRSYLCRDCVTQRCRVIRLKNQLNEDYKEVTNLAKASLKSDELGFWIGKASLRSWRQLALDQLEEDEEETKHNNSKINGEKSSSPGAKADGVKGDTDDRDGEEMKNFNEDILCYHGGLSILENDRRLVSAEVWNKLRMYFPKAPEFTQHHEPCQQCMRLEREGKENEALNRMMANEQKSSLLNLFQEKNRPTLQKWPQDTDVLFIVPLYFVEEWRKFIRRPAKSNPVSNVGNSILLCPHGGFMFTYDSMLQGDAQHIALLWPAEWEVISKMFLVDQPISICRIYDKTQDNGNVQYQTHPDLCRECREGFIFQQQRDMREYAQATVYVRKVIDKKMMIKESAPEFSVSGSDVEDEREEPKIDGEKDPDFSQLPSLHQSEGGAKRQKLNETVSLSTPAVASASKSGIRRSTRHRKLRGEKALIVSANQTLKELKIQIMHAFSVAPFDQNLSIDGRCLTDDSATLGSLGVIPESIICLKADEPIADYAAMDDVYQVCMPEEGFKGTGLLGH; from the exons ATGTGTGTAACTGTCAA AATGGCTCCTCGGTTGCAGCTGGAAAAAGCTGCTTGGCGGTGGGCAGAGGCAGTAAAACCAGAGGACATCACACATGAACATATCGAGTTAGCTTATAGGATCGCAGTGCCGGCGTGCAAAAGAGGGGCATGCAG gaggaactgtaaaggGAATCCTAATTGTCTAGTCGGTATTGGGGAACAATCATGGTTAGGAGAAATTGATGAAAATACCTTCCACAACATTGATGACCCAAATTCAGAAAGACGAGATAAG AACACATTTGTGGGCCTGACGAACCTTGGCGCCACATGTTACGTGAACACTTTCCTCCAGGTGTGGTTCCACAATCTGGAGCTCCGCAGAGCCTTATATCGATTTCAAAATTCCAGAGCTGAAGGACACAACACGGATTCAG ATTATGAGCCACGGACGATATGCGAACATCTCCAGTATCTGTTTGCATTGCTACAGAACAGCAACAGACGGTATATCGACCCCTCAGGGCTGGTGAAGGCTCTTGGGCTCGACACAGGGCAACAGCAG gaTGCTCAGGAATTCTCCAAACTCTTCCTATCACTTCTTGAAGACACACTTTCAAAGCAGAAGGACCCACATCTCCAAAATGTCATCCAACAGCAGTTCTGTGGACAGTTCTCTTATGTTACCGT ATGCAACAAATGTGGACGTGAGTCTCCTCTACCATCACGATTTTATGAGCTGGAGCTGAACATTCAAGGACATAAAAACCTCACGGAGTGTGTTACAGAGTTTTTGAAG GAGGAGAAGCTGGATGGTGATAATCGTTACTATTGCGAGAGCTGTCAGAGTAAACAGAACGCCACCCGTCGGATCAAGCTCCAGAGTCTTCCCCGCACAATCAACTTTCAGCTCATGCGATTTGTTTTTGATAG GCAAAGTGGTCATAAGAAGAAACTTAACACCTTCATTAGTTTTCCAGAAGTTCTTGACATGGGGCCGTTTTTGGAAGGAAAAG AAGAGAAGTGCACGTATGAGCTCAGCGCCGTGTTGATTCATCGTGGCGTGAGCGCATACTCTGGTCACTACATTGCCCACGTAAGAGATGCCCACACAAATGACTGGTACAAATTCAATGATGAGGAGATTGAGAAAATGGAGGGCAAGAAACTTCAGCTGGGCGTTGAGGAAGACATTG CCGAGACAGGCAAGTCTCAAACCCGAAAGCCAAAATGTAGCAAAGGCTATCACTGTTCGAGGAACGCATACATGTTAGTGTACAAACAGCAGACAGAAGAGATTGACCAAACAGAATCTAACGTTGAAGTACCAG tttttctccAGAAGCTAGTTGACCAGGACAACAAGAAGTTTGAGGAGTGGTGTAATGAGATGGCAGACATGCGAAAGCAGAGCGTTGACAAAGGCAAAGCCAAACATGAGGAGGTGAAGGAGCTCTACGAATTGTTACCCGCGGAAGACG GCCAGTCATATGAGTTTGTGCCTCTGGAGTGGCTGAAGAAATGGCTTGATGACTCCACGGCCATCAAGGAAATTGACAACAGCCAATTCCTGTGCTCCCATGGCAAACTGCACCCAGACAAGATTGGCGAGGCCAAAAGAATATCCTTGAAGGCTGCCAATCTCCTTTTTGGCCGCTACGGAGGAGGACCCAGACTAGACC GGTCATACCTTTGCAGAGACTGTGTCACTCAGCGATGTCGGGTGATCAGACTGAAAAACCAGCTAAATGAAGATTACAAAGAGGTCACAAATCTTGCCAAAGCCTCTTTGAAAAG TGATGAATTAGGGTTCTGGATTGGTAAGGCATCTCTAAGGAGCTGGAGACAATTGGCATTAGACCAGCtagaggaggatgaggaggaaaccaaacacaacaacagcaaaatTAACGGAGAGAAAAGCAGCAGCCCAGGAGCTAAAG CTGATGGAGTTAAAGGAGATACCGATGACAGGGACGGTGAAGAGATGAAGAACTTTAATGAAGACATTCTCTGTTATCATG GTGGTCTGAGTATACTAGAGAATGACAGACGGCTGGTTTCTGCAGAGGTGTGGAATAAACTGCGGATGTATTTCCCCAAAGCACCAGAGTTCACGCAACATCACGAGCCCTGTCAGCAGTGCATG AGGCTGGAAAGGGAAGGGAAAGAGAATGAGGCTTTGAACAGAATGATGGCAAATGAACAGAAGAGCTCCCTGCTCAACCTCTTCCAGGAGAAAAATCGGCCCACGCTGCAAAAATGGCCACAG GACACAGATGTTCTGTTCATTGTACCCCTTTACTTTGTAGAAGAATGGAGGAAATTTATCAG GAGGCCAGCAAAGAGTAACCCAGTGTCCAATGTGGGGAACAGTATCCTGCTCTGCCCTCATGGAGGCTTCATGTTTACCTATGACTCCATGCTGCAAGGAGACGCCCAACA TATAGCTCTTCTCTGGCCTGCTGAATGGGAAGTAATCAGCAAAATGTTTCTGGTGGACCAGCCCATCTCCATATGTCGGATTTATGACAAAACGCAAGACAATGGCAATGTGCAATACCAGACTCATCCAG ATTTGTGTCGAGAATGCAGAGAGGGCTTCATATTCCAGCAGCAGAGGGACATGAGGGAGTACGCGCAGGCCACTGTGTATGTTCGCAAAGTCATTGACAAGAAAATG ATGATTAAGGAATCTGCCCCTGAGTTCAGTGTGAGTGGGTCAGATGTTGAAGATGAAAGAGAAGAGCCAAAGATAGATGGAGAGAAAGATCCAGACTTCAGTCAG CTCCCTTCTTTACATCAGTCTGAGGGTGGAGCCAAACGACAGAAGCTGAACGAGACCGTCTCTCTCTCTACACCCGCTGTTGCCTCTGCCTCCAAGTCGGGCATCAGGAGGAGCACAAGGCACAGGAAACTCCGTGGGGAGAAGGCCCTCATCGTCTCTGCCAACCAGACGCTCAAAGAGCTAAAGATCCAG ATCATGCATGCATTCTCCGTGGCTCCATTCGATCAAAACCTTTCCATAGACGGACGCTGTTTAACAGATGACTCCGCCACACTAGGAAGTCTTGGAGTCATCCCAGAGAGCATCATATGCCTTAAG GCTGATGAGCCCATTGCTGATTATGCTGCAATGGATGATGTTTATCAAG tcTGTATGCCTGAAGAAGGATTTAAAG GCACTGGACTATTAGGACACTGA
- the usp48 gene encoding ubiquitin carboxyl-terminal hydrolase 48 isoform X2, which produces MCVTVKMAPRLQLEKAAWRWAEAVKPEDITHEHIELAYRIAVPACKRGACRRNCKGNPNCLVGIGEQSWLGEIDENTFHNIDDPNSERRDKNTFVGLTNLGATCYVNTFLQVWFHNLELRRALYRFQNSRAEGHNTDSDYEPRTICEHLQYLFALLQNSNRRYIDPSGLVKALGLDTGQQQDAQEFSKLFLSLLEDTLSKQKDPHLQNVIQQQFCGQFSYVTVCNKCGRESPLPSRFYELELNIQGHKNLTECVTEFLKEEKLDGDNRYYCESCQSKQNATRRIKLQSLPRTINFQLMRFVFDRQSGHKKKLNTFISFPEVLDMGPFLEGKEEKCTYELSAVLIHRGVSAYSGHYIAHVRDAHTNDWYKFNDEEIEKMEGKKLQLGVEEDIAETGKSQTRKPKCSKGYHCSRNAYMLVYKQQTEEIDQTESNVEVPVFLQKLVDQDNKKFEEWCNEMADMRKQSVDKGKAKHEEVKELYELLPAEDGQSYEFVPLEWLKKWLDDSTAIKEIDNSQFLCSHGKLHPDKIGEAKRISLKAANLLFGRYGGGPRLDRSYLCRDCVTQRCRVIRLKNQLNEDYKEVTNLAKASLKSDELGFWIGKASLRSWRQLALDQLEEDEEETKHNNSKINGEKSSSPGAKADGVKGDTDDRDGEEMKNFNEDILCYHGGLSILENDRRLVSAEVWNKLRMYFPKAPEFTQHHEPCQQCMRLEREGKENEALNRMMANEQKSSLLNLFQEKNRPTLQKWPQDTDVLFIVPLYFVEEWRKFIRRPAKSNPVSNVGNSILLCPHGGFMFTYDSMLQGDAQHIALLWPAEWEVISKMFLVDQPISICRIYDKTQDNGNVQYQTHPDLCRECREGFIFQQQRDMREYAQATVYVRKVIDKKMMIKESAPEFSVSGSDVEDEREEPKIDGEKDPDFSQSEGGAKRQKLNETVSLSTPAVASASKSGIRRSTRHRKLRGEKALIVSANQTLKELKIQIMHAFSVAPFDQNLSIDGRCLTDDSATLGSLGVIPESIICLKADEPIADYAAMDDVYQVCMPEEGFKGTGLLGH; this is translated from the exons ATGTGTGTAACTGTCAA AATGGCTCCTCGGTTGCAGCTGGAAAAAGCTGCTTGGCGGTGGGCAGAGGCAGTAAAACCAGAGGACATCACACATGAACATATCGAGTTAGCTTATAGGATCGCAGTGCCGGCGTGCAAAAGAGGGGCATGCAG gaggaactgtaaaggGAATCCTAATTGTCTAGTCGGTATTGGGGAACAATCATGGTTAGGAGAAATTGATGAAAATACCTTCCACAACATTGATGACCCAAATTCAGAAAGACGAGATAAG AACACATTTGTGGGCCTGACGAACCTTGGCGCCACATGTTACGTGAACACTTTCCTCCAGGTGTGGTTCCACAATCTGGAGCTCCGCAGAGCCTTATATCGATTTCAAAATTCCAGAGCTGAAGGACACAACACGGATTCAG ATTATGAGCCACGGACGATATGCGAACATCTCCAGTATCTGTTTGCATTGCTACAGAACAGCAACAGACGGTATATCGACCCCTCAGGGCTGGTGAAGGCTCTTGGGCTCGACACAGGGCAACAGCAG gaTGCTCAGGAATTCTCCAAACTCTTCCTATCACTTCTTGAAGACACACTTTCAAAGCAGAAGGACCCACATCTCCAAAATGTCATCCAACAGCAGTTCTGTGGACAGTTCTCTTATGTTACCGT ATGCAACAAATGTGGACGTGAGTCTCCTCTACCATCACGATTTTATGAGCTGGAGCTGAACATTCAAGGACATAAAAACCTCACGGAGTGTGTTACAGAGTTTTTGAAG GAGGAGAAGCTGGATGGTGATAATCGTTACTATTGCGAGAGCTGTCAGAGTAAACAGAACGCCACCCGTCGGATCAAGCTCCAGAGTCTTCCCCGCACAATCAACTTTCAGCTCATGCGATTTGTTTTTGATAG GCAAAGTGGTCATAAGAAGAAACTTAACACCTTCATTAGTTTTCCAGAAGTTCTTGACATGGGGCCGTTTTTGGAAGGAAAAG AAGAGAAGTGCACGTATGAGCTCAGCGCCGTGTTGATTCATCGTGGCGTGAGCGCATACTCTGGTCACTACATTGCCCACGTAAGAGATGCCCACACAAATGACTGGTACAAATTCAATGATGAGGAGATTGAGAAAATGGAGGGCAAGAAACTTCAGCTGGGCGTTGAGGAAGACATTG CCGAGACAGGCAAGTCTCAAACCCGAAAGCCAAAATGTAGCAAAGGCTATCACTGTTCGAGGAACGCATACATGTTAGTGTACAAACAGCAGACAGAAGAGATTGACCAAACAGAATCTAACGTTGAAGTACCAG tttttctccAGAAGCTAGTTGACCAGGACAACAAGAAGTTTGAGGAGTGGTGTAATGAGATGGCAGACATGCGAAAGCAGAGCGTTGACAAAGGCAAAGCCAAACATGAGGAGGTGAAGGAGCTCTACGAATTGTTACCCGCGGAAGACG GCCAGTCATATGAGTTTGTGCCTCTGGAGTGGCTGAAGAAATGGCTTGATGACTCCACGGCCATCAAGGAAATTGACAACAGCCAATTCCTGTGCTCCCATGGCAAACTGCACCCAGACAAGATTGGCGAGGCCAAAAGAATATCCTTGAAGGCTGCCAATCTCCTTTTTGGCCGCTACGGAGGAGGACCCAGACTAGACC GGTCATACCTTTGCAGAGACTGTGTCACTCAGCGATGTCGGGTGATCAGACTGAAAAACCAGCTAAATGAAGATTACAAAGAGGTCACAAATCTTGCCAAAGCCTCTTTGAAAAG TGATGAATTAGGGTTCTGGATTGGTAAGGCATCTCTAAGGAGCTGGAGACAATTGGCATTAGACCAGCtagaggaggatgaggaggaaaccaaacacaacaacagcaaaatTAACGGAGAGAAAAGCAGCAGCCCAGGAGCTAAAG CTGATGGAGTTAAAGGAGATACCGATGACAGGGACGGTGAAGAGATGAAGAACTTTAATGAAGACATTCTCTGTTATCATG GTGGTCTGAGTATACTAGAGAATGACAGACGGCTGGTTTCTGCAGAGGTGTGGAATAAACTGCGGATGTATTTCCCCAAAGCACCAGAGTTCACGCAACATCACGAGCCCTGTCAGCAGTGCATG AGGCTGGAAAGGGAAGGGAAAGAGAATGAGGCTTTGAACAGAATGATGGCAAATGAACAGAAGAGCTCCCTGCTCAACCTCTTCCAGGAGAAAAATCGGCCCACGCTGCAAAAATGGCCACAG GACACAGATGTTCTGTTCATTGTACCCCTTTACTTTGTAGAAGAATGGAGGAAATTTATCAG GAGGCCAGCAAAGAGTAACCCAGTGTCCAATGTGGGGAACAGTATCCTGCTCTGCCCTCATGGAGGCTTCATGTTTACCTATGACTCCATGCTGCAAGGAGACGCCCAACA TATAGCTCTTCTCTGGCCTGCTGAATGGGAAGTAATCAGCAAAATGTTTCTGGTGGACCAGCCCATCTCCATATGTCGGATTTATGACAAAACGCAAGACAATGGCAATGTGCAATACCAGACTCATCCAG ATTTGTGTCGAGAATGCAGAGAGGGCTTCATATTCCAGCAGCAGAGGGACATGAGGGAGTACGCGCAGGCCACTGTGTATGTTCGCAAAGTCATTGACAAGAAAATG ATGATTAAGGAATCTGCCCCTGAGTTCAGTGTGAGTGGGTCAGATGTTGAAGATGAAAGAGAAGAGCCAAAGATAGATGGAGAGAAAGATCCAGACTTCAGTCAG TCTGAGGGTGGAGCCAAACGACAGAAGCTGAACGAGACCGTCTCTCTCTCTACACCCGCTGTTGCCTCTGCCTCCAAGTCGGGCATCAGGAGGAGCACAAGGCACAGGAAACTCCGTGGGGAGAAGGCCCTCATCGTCTCTGCCAACCAGACGCTCAAAGAGCTAAAGATCCAG ATCATGCATGCATTCTCCGTGGCTCCATTCGATCAAAACCTTTCCATAGACGGACGCTGTTTAACAGATGACTCCGCCACACTAGGAAGTCTTGGAGTCATCCCAGAGAGCATCATATGCCTTAAG GCTGATGAGCCCATTGCTGATTATGCTGCAATGGATGATGTTTATCAAG tcTGTATGCCTGAAGAAGGATTTAAAG GCACTGGACTATTAGGACACTGA